CGTATGTATTTATGTAATAcatataaatatattattttttacaaaaggTGTTGCGTTTTTCAAGAAGCTTACCAACATAGCTTGGTACTTGGATCCTCGCATTCCAAAATTCATCGAAAGAAGCTTAAAGATGCCAAAACTAATTATGGGGTTGTATGATGATATTGATAACGTGGCGTTGGCGGCATCACCCCAGAGTTTCATTGGGTAAGTTTATATTATTATGATTCCCATAATCAGGACGTTATCTTTGATGTTTACAGTCCAATGAAGAGTGtcttgataaataaaaaatgctaTGAAAATATCTGTATTTAGATACAATGACTGGAGAGGGAAGAAAAAAGCAAGACCTCAGATATTACATGAAGAATTGTCAGAGAAAGTAGCAGAGGTTTATGACATGCAGCAATTTGCGTGGCTTGCAAGGTCTGAgtggaaaacttttaaacagGTAGGCATTAATAATAGTACGTTGCTTCCACTTAAAAATAACCTTAGCGGTGAAAATAGATGGCATGACGTAAAACACGTTTAATAGGGCTTGTGCTAAACGATAAGTTATTTGTTCTATTCCAGGATCTTGAAGAGATTGGAAATAGTATGAAGAAGTATCATTACAAAGCCTTTGATGACATCTTTGGCCAAGACACCGTAGAGGTTGATCGTCCTGGGGCAAAGACCCAAGAGAACAAGTCTGGGAAGGCTTACTTCACAAAAGAGAAGGTGCGTGACGCAGTTGAATGTGTGAGCTGTGGCAAGTGGAGGTGCGTGTATGCTCCAACTAAACCGCCTCGTGCAAGCACGGATCAATTCCATCAGGCTGTAGATACCCTTATGTACACTTGCGGAGCTCCAATCCTCCCAGAAGGACATCCTGTAGCAGAAATCTTCATCGTACGCCAGGATATTTCATGCAGTGATCCAGTGGAAAAGCAGTATTATTCGTGCAAAAACTTTGACCTGATCTGTTGCAGATGTGGAAGCACAGAACCCGATGCACTAGTGAATGAAGAGATGAAGCGCCAATACAAAGTGGTTAACCCTGTTTGTCGGGCCTGCTCGGAAAAGGGTGCCAAGCCTGTTGTCTCCGCCCCGAAAACAGTGACAGCATCCGCcggaaagaagaagaagaaacctTGAATGCAACTTCGTGTTAGAACTAAACTTTCATGATCATCAGTCGCCCCCACTATGAGATTGAAACTGACAAGCAAGACTGTTAGAAAGTTACTGTTTAATGAAGAAAGCTGTCTTGACGAAATgttcttttccaagaaacaTTCCGTTTGTGTCCCAGTTACTTTTGCATGTTAAATCTCACATTTGGTCTTGAAGATATAATCGGATGGTGAAAGATGTATATTAAAACTACTGTCAAATTTCTAAAAAGGCTTTAAAAACGTTGTATCGATGTTAATTTATGACAATTGGTGTAAATACGACAAGATCATGTGCTTGTTAATTAAAGTACTTGCCTCTTTGACTAGtgaatcaagaatttttttttttacttttccaaaaaattggGTCGGTCGGGCGATTGGAAACGAAGCATTAAATTGGGATGGccttacatttattcgcacaacacacataatctaccacaaaatacctgtgtgtgaggtaattcgacattttcgttcttttccgcgttaatactcttcttcccttttgtaagaatgtcgaccacttacaatgtttcaagtaatccacccacactacaaaaaataattcttgcatgcatagcatgcctatgttttgaaatcggtgtatgcccttagccagacttgagctcactatttcagtgtactagtccgacacccgtagtatcactacacttgattccaaggatcctgtaccatccaggtatcccagttaccctgctcacagggtctagttgtCAATCAtattaagaataattaacgCATCATACAGTTTGCCATAATTAAACCACAAAGAGTAAGGTCAATCGAGTGTGAACGCTTTCGGGCGTACCTGTCACGCAAACCAAGTAGTATGGGCGGACATAAAAGTGATACACACTCTTATCAGGATCATTAATATTTAGATTGCAGGTCTGTAAGCCCTTGAGGTCAGATTTAAAGGAATCCACTTTCTGAGCTTACGAAAAGACAAACTCTTTTACAAGGTGGTGGTCCAGGTATTTCAACTTTCCCTATGATCGTAGCATGGTCAAATAATATATCATGTACAATATTCAAACTATTAAGCAGCTCTGTTTTAAATTCCGTGCACGTAGACTGTTGGTCAGGTGGACTTCTTTTTATGCACTCGCGAATGCGCTTCTATAAATCATTTCGTAGAGtacatttttatgtttatttgcaCCTAGTTCAAGTCACGAAAGTTTAACAAGTAATGAACCCAGCCAGATCTCGAACCCGTAGGTTTAGTTTCAGCGTCGCGAACCTTGCTTAATTGTGTTATGTAATCCATTTACTAAGACCACTTGTAATTTGAGCGCATTTTTCTTCTATATGGTATCAGTTTTACCGCTGGTGTACTTGAAAGGTTCTTGGAAGTTTCGCAGCATTCTCTGTGAATATAAAAATTTATGCGAGAGGAGAAGCAGTTCCAGCTACAAGATGTCGTGACAAGCACTTACTTGAGGAGCCATTTTGAGttacttaaatttttttgcaaatgtttttgttcAATGACTCGAGCGTGTATTGagattttgacttttttttcggaaaatgtaAGTTTGAGTAATTTACTTTGATTAGATTGAAAAATTTTGCGGCTGAAGTTGACCTGCGAAGGTCAACTTCCGACCATAACTCGGCTTTGATGTACAATGATACTTAAAAGTAGGAATAATGTTAATAACAACGATCAGGCATTTGCAATAGATGTTACAGTCAGTCAAGGGAAGTGTTACTAATATCATAAGGGATCTGGGTATTGTTGTGTCGATCCAAGAAAGACGATTTTTATGTTGTATTTAATTTGTGGGGAGTTGATGCACTGAGGATCTCAGTGCGAAAGAGATTTGTTAATCGTAATTTTCCCGTGAAGCGCCACGAACCCCAAAAAATGTTTTCGGTGAAAAAATTTCATGCTTTACTAATCGTCGCAGTGAAAGAAGTATCGCAATTTAATAACACCTCGCAGTTAACCCTCAATATATTATGTGCACGACGCGCATCTTGGGTACTGGGTAGGAAAGTTTGTTATGTCAAAAAGGGTATCGCGGGAACCATGCTACAAGGGTGCAAACTTGGGCTATTTAAGTGATGTAATTAATTTACTCCGATAATTTGTATTTTGGCAGACGGTATGTCCACGTCCACACAACACTCTaatcgaaaaaaacaaaatacctgtgtgtgaggtaattcgacattttcgttctttcccgcgttaatacTTTTCTTCCCTTTTGTGAGAATGTCGACCActaacaatgtttcaagtaatccacccaccctacaaaaaataactcttgcatgcatagcatgcctatgttttgaaatcggtgtatgcccttagccagacttgagctcactatttcagtgtactagtccgacacccgtagtatcactacacttgattgCAGgaatccagtaccatccaggtatcccagttaccctgctcatAAGGTCTAGTTGTCAATCAtattaagaataattaacgCATCATACAGTTTGCCATAATTAAACCACAAAGAGTAAGGTCAATCGAGTGTGAACGCTTTCGGGCGTACCTGTCACGCAAACCAAGTAGTATGGGCGGACATAAAAGTGATACACACTCTTATCAGGATCATTAATATTTAGATTGCA
This region of Pocillopora verrucosa isolate sample1 chromosome 3, ASM3666991v2, whole genome shotgun sequence genomic DNA includes:
- the LOC131783982 gene encoding uncharacterized protein, coding for MADSNSCALVIRLRKEKRVVALSKVKFLDKNLSFQEVFTDVYDGDLHVRVKCRVGFKKPGDAEPKDFVSVDLTENVGAIVNALSANFVDFDVLDEEPQAKAVKPLNAFDVLMKAASTEILPPELHNRPLQLAKILYPGAGFPPAEVKSSGVAFFKKLTNIAWYLDPRIPKFIERSLKMPKLIMGLYDDIDNVALAASPQSFIGYNDWRGKKKARPQILHEELSEKVAEVYDMQQFAWLARSEWKTFKQDLEEIGNSMKKYHYKAFDDIFGQDTVEVDRPGAKTQENKSGKAYFTKEKVRDAVECVSCGKWRCVYAPTKPPRASTDQFHQAVDTLMYTCGAPILPEGHPVAEIFIVRQDISCSDPVEKQYYSCKNFDLICCRCGSTEPDALVNEEMKRQYKVVNPVCRACSEKGAKPVVSAPKTVTASAGKKKKKP